The following are encoded together in the Candidatus Methylomirabilota bacterium genome:
- a CDS encoding VOC family protein, translated as MKILELGHVSLFVRDLPAARRFYRDVLGLAETGTGKGGRIAFFSAGRHHHDVSCEVARAEGPGPQPKGVPGLYHIAFEVGESLEDLVAARRWVEKHGLTPFGETPSSLSIRDPDGHEIELYVDLRESGRTRQMANTPAASEATAKAKAPR; from the coding sequence TTGAAAATCCTCGAGCTGGGGCACGTCTCGCTCTTCGTCCGCGACCTCCCGGCTGCGCGCCGGTTCTACCGCGACGTCCTGGGGCTCGCCGAAACGGGCACGGGCAAGGGCGGGCGCATCGCCTTCTTCTCGGCCGGGCGCCACCATCACGACGTCTCCTGCGAAGTGGCGCGCGCCGAGGGCCCCGGCCCGCAGCCCAAGGGCGTGCCCGGCCTCTATCACATCGCGTTCGAGGTCGGCGAATCGCTGGAGGACCTGGTCGCCGCCCGGCGCTGGGTGGAGAAGCACGGCCTGACGCCCTTCGGCGAGACTCCGAGCTCGCTCAGCATCCGCGATCCCGACGGTCACGAGATCGAGCTGTACGTCGATCTGCGCGAATCCGGCCGCACGCGCCAGATGGCGAACACGCCGGCGGCCAGCGAGGCCACCGCGAAGGCGAAGGCCCCCAGGTAG